The following coding sequences lie in one Pan paniscus chromosome X, NHGRI_mPanPan1-v2.0_pri, whole genome shotgun sequence genomic window:
- the TSPYL2 gene encoding testis-specific Y-encoded-like protein 2 isoform X2 — MDRPDEGPPAKTRRLSSSESPQRDPPPPPPPPPLLRLPLPPPQQRPRLQEETEAAQVLADMRGVGLGPALPPPPPYVILEEGGIRAYFTLGAECPGWDSTIESGYGEAPPPTESLEALPTPEASGGSLEIDFQVVQSSSFGGEGALETCSAVGWAPQRLVDPKSKEEAIIIVEDEDEDERESMRSSRRRRRRRRRKQRKVKRESRERNAERMESILQALEDIQLDLEAVNIKAGKAFLRLKRKFIQMRRPFLERRDLIIQHIPGFWVKAFLNHPRISILINRRDEDIFRYLTNLQVQDLRHISMGYKMKLYFQTNPYFTNMVIVKEFQRNRSGRLVSHSTPIRWHRGQEPQARRHGNQDASHSFFSWFSNHSLPEADRIAEIIKNDLWVNPLRYYLRERGSRIKRKKQEMKKRKTRGRCEVVIMEDAPDYYAVEDIFSEISDIDETIHDIKISDFMETTDYFETTDNEITDINENICDSENPDHNEVPNNETTDNESADDHETTDNNESADDNNENPEDNNKNTDDNEENPNNNENTYGNNFFKGGFWGSHGNNQDSSDSDNEADEASDDEDNDGNEGDNEGSDDDGNEGDNEGSDDDDRDIEYYEKVIEDFDKDQADYEDVIEIISDESVEEEGIEEGIEQDEDIYEEGNYEEEGSEDVWEEGEDSDDSDLEDVLQVPNGWANPGKRGKTG, encoded by the exons ATGGACCGCCCAGATGAGGGGCCTCCGGCCAAGACCCGCCGCCTGAGCAGCTCCGAGTCTCCACAGCGCGacccgcccccgccgccgccgccgccgccgctcctCCGACTGCCGCTGCCTCCACCCCAGCAGCGCCCGAGGCTCCAGGAGGAAACGGAGGCGGCACAGGTGCTGGCCGATATGAGGGGGGTGGGACTGGGCCCCGCGCTGCCCCCGCCGCCTCCCTATGTCATTCTTGAGGAGGGGGGGATCCGCGCATACTTCACGCTCGGTGCTGAGTGTCCCGGCTGGGATTCTACCATCGAGTCGGGGTATGGGGAGGCGCCCCCGCCCACGGAGAGCCTGGAAGCACTCCCCACTCCTGAGGCCTCGGGGGGGAGCCTGGAAATCGATTTTCAGGTTGTACAGTCGAGCAGTTTTGGTGGAGAGGGGGCCCTAGAAACCTGTAGCGCAGTGGGGTGGGCGCCCCAGAGGTTAGTTGACCCGAAGAGCAAGGAAGAGGCGATCATCATAGtggaggatgaggatgaggatgagcGGGAGAGTATGAGGAGCAgcaggaggcggcggcggcggcggaggaggaagcagaggaaggtgaagagggaaagcagagagagaaatgCCGAGAGGATGGAGAGCATCCTGCAGGCACTGGAGGATATTCAGCTGGATCTGGAGGCAGTGAACATCAAGGCAGGCAAAGCCTTCCTGCGTCTCAAGCGCAAGTTCATCCAGATGCGAAGACCCTTCCTGGAGCGCAGAGACCTCATCATCCAGCATATCCCAGGCTTCTGGGTCAAAGCA TTCCTCAACCACCCCAGAATTTCAATTTTGATCAACCGACGTGATGAAGACATTTTCCGCTACTTGACCAATCTGCAG GTACAGGATCTCAGACATATCTCCATGGGCTACAAAATGAAGCTGTACTTCCAGACTAACCCCTACTTCACAAACATGGTGATTGTCAAGGAGTTCCAGCGCAACCGCTCAG GCCGGCTGGTGTCTCACTCAACCCCAATCCGCTGGCACCGGGGCCAGGAACCCCAGGCCCGTCGTCACGGGAACCAGGATGCGAGCCACAGCTTCTTCAGCTGGTTCTCAAACCATAGCCTCCCAGAGGCTGACAGGATTGCTGAG ATTATCAAGAATGATCTGTGGGTTAACCCTCTACGCTACTACCTGAGAGAAAGGGGCTCCAGgataaagagaaagaagcaagaaaTGAAGAAACG TAAAACCAGGGGCAGATGTGAGGTGGTGATCATGGAAGACGCCCCTGACTATTATGCAGTGGAAGACATTTTCAGCGAGATCTCAGACATTGATGAGACAATTCATGACATCAAGATCTCTGACTTCATGGAGACCACCGACTACTTCGAGACCACTGACAACGAGATAACTGACATCAATGAGAACATCTGCGACAGCGAGAATCCTGACCACAATGAGGTCCCCAACAACGAGACCACTGATAACGAGAGTGCTGATGACCACGAAACCACTGACAACAATGAGAGTGCAGATGACAACAATGAGAATCCTGAAGACAATAACAAGAACACTGATGACAACGAAGAGAACCCTAACAACAACGAGAACACTTACGGCAACAACTTCTTCAAAGGTGGCTTCTGGGGCAGCCATGGCAACAACCAGGACAGCAGCGACAGTGACAATGAAGCAGATGaggccagtgatgatgaagatAATGATGGCAACGAAGGTGACAATGAGGGCAGTGATGATGATGGCAATGAAGGTGACAATGAAGGCAGCGATGATGACGACAGAGACATTGAGTACTATGAGAAAGTTATTGAAGACTTTGACAAGGATCAGGCTGACTACGAGGACGTGATAGAGATCATCTCAGACGAATCAGTGGAAGAAGAGGGCATTGAGGAAG GCATCGAGCAAGATGAGGACATCTATGAGGAAGGAAACTATGAGGAGGAAGGAAGTGAAGATGTCTGGGAAGAAGGGGAAGATTCGGACGACTCTGACCTGGAGGATGTGCTTCAGGTCCCAAACGGTTGGGCCAATCCGGGGAAGAGGGGGAAAACCGGATAA
- the GPR173 gene encoding probable G-protein coupled receptor 173 translates to MANTTGEPEEVSGALSPPSASAYVKLVLLGLIMCVSLAGNAILSLLVLKERALHKAPYYFLLDLCLADGIRSAVCFPFVLASVRHGSSWTFSALSCKIVAFMAVLFCFHAAFMLFCISVTRYMAIAHHRFYAKRMTLWTCAAVICMAWTLSVAMAFPPVFDVGTYKFIREEDQCIFEHRYFKANDTLGFMLMLAVLMAATHAVYGKLLLFEYRHRKMKPVQMVPAISQNWTFHGPGATGQAAANWIAGFGRGPMPPTLLGIRQNGHAASRRLLGMDEVKGEKQLGRMFYAITLLFLLLWSPYIVACYWRVFVKACAVPHRYLATAVWMSFAQAAVNPIVCFLLNKDLKKCLRTHAPCWGTGGAPAPREPYCVM, encoded by the coding sequence ATGGCCAACACCACCGGAGAGCCTGAGGAGGTGAGCGGCGCTCTGTCCCCACCGTCCGCATCGGCTTATGTGAAGCTGGTACTGCTGGGACTGATTATGTGCGTGAGCCTGGCGGGTAACGCCATCTTGTCCCTGCTGGTGCTCAAGGAGCGTGCCCTGCACAAGGCTCCTTACTACTTCCTGCTGGACCTGTGCCTGGCCGATGGCATACGCTCTGCCGTCTGCTTCCCCTTTGTGCTGGCTTCTGTGCGCCACGGCTCTTCATGGACCTTCAGTGCACTCAGCTGCAAGATTGTGGCCTTTATGGCCGTGCTCTTTTGCTTCCATGCGGCCTTCATGCTGTTCTGCATCAGCGTCACCCGCTACATGGCCATCGCCCACCACCGCTTCTACGCCAAGCGCATGACACTCTGGACATGCGCGGCTGTCATCTGCATGGCCTGGACCCTGTCTGTGGCCATGGCCTTCCCACCTGTCTTTGACGTGGGCACCTACAAGTTTATTCGGGAGGAGGACCAGTGCATCTTTGAGCATCGCTACTTCAAGGCCAATGACACGCTGGGCTTCATGCTTATGTTGGCTGTGCTCATGGCAGCTACCCATGCTGTCTACGGCAAGCTGCTCCTCTTCGAGTATCGTCACCGCAAGATGAAGCCAGTGCAGATGGTGCCAGCCATCAGCCAGAACTGGACATTCCATGGTCCTGGGGCCACCGGCCAGGCTGCTGCCAACTGGATCGCCGGCTTTGGCCGTGGGCCCATGCCACCAACCCTGCTGGGTATCCGGCAGAATGGGCATGCAGCCAGCCGGCGGCTACTGGGCATGGACGAGGTCAAGGGTGAAAAGCAGCTGGGCCGCATGTTCTACGCGATCACACTGCTCTTTCTGCTCCTCTGGTCACCCTACATCGTGGCCTGCTACTGGCGAGTGTTTGTGAAAGCCTGTGCTGTGCCCCACCGCTACCTGGCCACTGCTGTTTGGATGAGCTTCGCCCAGGCTGCCGTCAACCCAATTGTCTGCTTCCTGCTCAACAAGGACCTCAAGAAGTGCCTGAGGACTCACGCCCCCTGCTGGGGCACAGGAGGTGCCCCGGCTCCCAGAGAACCCTACTGTGTCATGTGA
- the TSPYL2 gene encoding testis-specific Y-encoded-like protein 2 isoform X1, with amino-acid sequence MDRPDEGPPAKTRRLSSSESPQRDPPPPPPPPPLLRLPLPPPQQRPRLQEETEAAQVLADMRGVGLGPALPPPPPYVILEEGGIRAYFTLGAECPGWDSTIESGYGEAPPPTESLEALPTPEASGGSLEIDFQVVQSSSFGGEGALETCSAVGWAPQRLVDPKSKEEAIIIVEDEDEDERESMRSSRRRRRRRRRKQRKVKRESRERNAERMESILQALEDIQLDLEAVNIKAGKAFLRLKRKFIQMRRPFLERRDLIIQHIPGFWVKAFLNHPRISILINRRDEDIFRYLTNLQVQDLRHISMGYKMKLYFQTNPYFTNMVIVKEFQRNRSGRLVSHSTPIRWHRGQEPQARRHGNQDASHSFFSWFSNHSLPEADRIAEIIKNDLWVNPLRYYLRERGSRIKRKKQEMKKRKTRGRCEVVIMEDAPDYYAVEDIFSEISDIDETIHDIKISDFMETTDYFETTDNEITDINENICDSENPDHNEVPNNETTDNESADDHETTDNNESADDNNENPEDNNKNTDDNEENPNNNENTYGNNFFKGGFWGSHGNNQDSSDSDNEADEASDDEDNDGNEGDNEGSDDDGNEGDNEGSDDDDRDIEYYEKVIEDFDKDQADYEDVIEIISDESVEEEGIEEGELIPPHPCLPSFLFSEQAWPRTVYQGMNTICFYGGKKKHSEQLFKQRKSSEHLT; translated from the exons ATGGACCGCCCAGATGAGGGGCCTCCGGCCAAGACCCGCCGCCTGAGCAGCTCCGAGTCTCCACAGCGCGacccgcccccgccgccgccgccgccgccgctcctCCGACTGCCGCTGCCTCCACCCCAGCAGCGCCCGAGGCTCCAGGAGGAAACGGAGGCGGCACAGGTGCTGGCCGATATGAGGGGGGTGGGACTGGGCCCCGCGCTGCCCCCGCCGCCTCCCTATGTCATTCTTGAGGAGGGGGGGATCCGCGCATACTTCACGCTCGGTGCTGAGTGTCCCGGCTGGGATTCTACCATCGAGTCGGGGTATGGGGAGGCGCCCCCGCCCACGGAGAGCCTGGAAGCACTCCCCACTCCTGAGGCCTCGGGGGGGAGCCTGGAAATCGATTTTCAGGTTGTACAGTCGAGCAGTTTTGGTGGAGAGGGGGCCCTAGAAACCTGTAGCGCAGTGGGGTGGGCGCCCCAGAGGTTAGTTGACCCGAAGAGCAAGGAAGAGGCGATCATCATAGtggaggatgaggatgaggatgagcGGGAGAGTATGAGGAGCAgcaggaggcggcggcggcggcggaggaggaagcagaggaaggtgaagagggaaagcagagagagaaatgCCGAGAGGATGGAGAGCATCCTGCAGGCACTGGAGGATATTCAGCTGGATCTGGAGGCAGTGAACATCAAGGCAGGCAAAGCCTTCCTGCGTCTCAAGCGCAAGTTCATCCAGATGCGAAGACCCTTCCTGGAGCGCAGAGACCTCATCATCCAGCATATCCCAGGCTTCTGGGTCAAAGCA TTCCTCAACCACCCCAGAATTTCAATTTTGATCAACCGACGTGATGAAGACATTTTCCGCTACTTGACCAATCTGCAG GTACAGGATCTCAGACATATCTCCATGGGCTACAAAATGAAGCTGTACTTCCAGACTAACCCCTACTTCACAAACATGGTGATTGTCAAGGAGTTCCAGCGCAACCGCTCAG GCCGGCTGGTGTCTCACTCAACCCCAATCCGCTGGCACCGGGGCCAGGAACCCCAGGCCCGTCGTCACGGGAACCAGGATGCGAGCCACAGCTTCTTCAGCTGGTTCTCAAACCATAGCCTCCCAGAGGCTGACAGGATTGCTGAG ATTATCAAGAATGATCTGTGGGTTAACCCTCTACGCTACTACCTGAGAGAAAGGGGCTCCAGgataaagagaaagaagcaagaaaTGAAGAAACG TAAAACCAGGGGCAGATGTGAGGTGGTGATCATGGAAGACGCCCCTGACTATTATGCAGTGGAAGACATTTTCAGCGAGATCTCAGACATTGATGAGACAATTCATGACATCAAGATCTCTGACTTCATGGAGACCACCGACTACTTCGAGACCACTGACAACGAGATAACTGACATCAATGAGAACATCTGCGACAGCGAGAATCCTGACCACAATGAGGTCCCCAACAACGAGACCACTGATAACGAGAGTGCTGATGACCACGAAACCACTGACAACAATGAGAGTGCAGATGACAACAATGAGAATCCTGAAGACAATAACAAGAACACTGATGACAACGAAGAGAACCCTAACAACAACGAGAACACTTACGGCAACAACTTCTTCAAAGGTGGCTTCTGGGGCAGCCATGGCAACAACCAGGACAGCAGCGACAGTGACAATGAAGCAGATGaggccagtgatgatgaagatAATGATGGCAACGAAGGTGACAATGAGGGCAGTGATGATGATGGCAATGAAGGTGACAATGAAGGCAGCGATGATGACGACAGAGACATTGAGTACTATGAGAAAGTTATTGAAGACTTTGACAAGGATCAGGCTGACTACGAGGACGTGATAGAGATCATCTCAGACGAATCAGTGGAAGAAGAGGGCATTGAGGAAGGTGAGCTAATCCCTCCCCACCCttgtcttccctcttttcttttctcagagcAAGCCTGGCCAAGGACAGTGTATCAAGGCATGAACACAATCTGCTTttatggaggaaagaaaaagcattctGAGCAACTTTTTAAACAAAGGAAGTCCAGTGAACatttaacttaa